The sequence TCGCCGACATCAGGGTGATCGTGCGCCTGGCAATCTCCGGGCTCAGGGAGGCAGTCGGAATGTGCACGCGACCGTCGTAGCACAGCTCGGCGTGGATTTCGTCGGAGATGATCCATGCGTCCTGCGCCGCACAGATATCCGCCACCGCTTGCAGCTCTTCACGGCCAAAAACCTTGCCGATCGGGTTGTGCGGGTTGCTCAACAGCAGCGCGCCGCCACCGTTCAGCGATTCACGCAACACATCCAGCGGCGTCAGGTAAGTACCGTCGGCCTGCGCAATGAACTCCAGCTCGACCTTGTTCAAACCCCAGTGGCCCGGCGCGTGGCGCAGTGGCGGATAGTTCGGCACTTGCACCACGACGTTCTGTTGCGGCTGCACCAGCGCTTTCAAAGCCATGTTGAAACCGGACTCGACGCCTGGCAGAAAGATCAGCTCTTGCGGTTTGACCTTCCAGGCGAACTTGTTCCACAGGTCGGCGACGATGGCTTCACGCAGGTTGTCCTGCGCCACGCTGTAGCCCACCAGTGGATGCAGCAGGCGTTGTTGCAGCGCATCGATGATCACCGGTGGCGCGGCGAAATCCATATCAGCGACCCACATCGGCAACACATCGGCCGGGTAGCGGCTCCACTTGGTGCTGCCGGTGTTGTGGCGGTCGAATAGCTGATCAAAATCGAAAGTCATGCGCGGTCTCGTGAAGGCGGGATTGGTCCTGCGGGCATGATAAGCCCATGGCCGTGCAGGAGCACACAAAACCTGTGGGAGCGAGCCTGCTCGCGAAAGCGGTCTGTCAGTCAATAGTTGTCTCAACTGACAGGGCCTCTTCGCGAGCAGGCTCGCTCCCACAGGTTTTCCAGTGCATGACCGATTGTCGCCGACGGTCGGTTTTCACACAGATCGTGTGGTCATTGTCTACAGTGAAAAGGTCGGCATTCGTTTGCCGCAACCGTGATTGTCCAGATAAAACCCGGCTCAAGTACCGGGTTCCACCTGATCAGGAGTGCACGATGGATCTCAGCCGTCGTCAGTTCTTCAAGGTCGCCGGTATCGGCCTTGCAGGCTCGAGCCTGGGCGCGTTGGGCATGGCCCCGACGCAAGCCTTCGCCGAGCAGGTGCGCCACTTCAAGCTTGCCCACACCCATGAAACCCGCAACACCTGCCCGTATTGCTCGGTCGGCTGCGGTTTGATCATGTACAGCCAGGGCGATACCGCGAAGAACGTAGCGCAAAGCATCATTCACATCGAGGGCGACGCCGACCACCCGGTCAACCGCGGCACCCTCTGCCCGAAAGGCGCAGGCCTTCTCGACTTCATTCACAGCCCCGGCCGTTTGCTCTACCCGCAAACCCGTAAGCCGGGCAGCAGTGAATGGACGCGAATCGGTTGGGACGAAGCGCTCGACCGCATCGCCGACCTGATGAAAACCGACCGGGACGCCAACTTCATTGAGAAAAATGCCAACGGGCAAACGGTGAATCGCTGGCTGACCACCGGGTTCCTCGCCGCGTCGGCAGCGTCCAACGAAGCCGGTTACATCACCCAGAAGGTGATTCGCAGTCTCGGCATGCTGGGGTTCGATAACCAGGCGCGTGTCTGACACGGCCCGACGGTGGCAAGTCTTGCCCCGACGTACGGCCGTGGTGCCATGACCAATACCTGGACCGATATCGCCAACGCGAATCTGATCCTGGTGATGGGTGGCAACGCAGCAGAAGCGCATCCGTGCGGCTTCAAATGGGTGACCGAGGCCAAGGCGCACAACGCTGCGCGGCTGATCGTGGTTGATCCGCGTTTTACCCGGACCGCGTCCGTGGCCGACTACTACGCGCCGATCCGCACCGGCACCGACATCGCCTTCATGGGCGGGCTGATCAATTACCTGCTGACCGAGGACAAGATCCAGCACGAATACGTGCGCAACTACACCGACGTGTCGTTCATCGTCAAAGCAGGCTATGGCTTCGAAGACGGCATCTTCAGCGGTTACGACGTCGCCAAACGCAGCTACACCGACAAATCCGGCTGGGGTTACGAGTTGGGCGAGGACGGCTTCGTCAGAGTCGACCCGACCCTGCAAGACCCGCGCTGCGTCTATCAATTGATGAAGCAGCATTACAGTCGCTACAACATCGACCTCGCCAGCCAGATCTGCGGCATGCCAGTCGATGCCATGCAGAAAATCTGGGAAGAGATCGCCACCTGCTCGATCCCGGGCAAGACCATGACGATTCTCTACGCCCTCGGCTGGACCCAGCACTCGATCGGCGCGCAGATCATTCGCAGCGCGGCAATGGTGCAACTGTTGTTGGGCAACGTCGGCATGCCCGGTGGCGGTGTCAACGCCTTGCGCGGTCACTCGAATATTCAGGGCCTGACCGACCTTGGCTTGCTCTCCAATGCACTGCCGGGCTATCTGACCTTGGGCCAGGACAGCGAGCAGGACTACAACGCCTTCATCCACAAGCGCACGCAAGTCCCGTTGCGTCCGGGGCAACTGTCCTACTGGCAGAACTACAGCAAATTCCACGTCAGCCTGATGAAGTCGTGGTACGGCGCCAACGCTACCGTCGAGAACAATTGGTGCTACGACCATTTGCCGAAACTCGACATCCCCAACTACGACGTCCTGAAGATGTTCGACCTGATGAGCCAGGGCAAGGTCAACGGCTACTTCTGCCAAGGCTTCAACCCGATCGCTGCGCTGCCGGACAAAAACCGGGTGATGGGCGCACTGGCCAAGCTGAAATGGCTGGTGGTGATGGACCCGCTGGCCACCGAGACCTCGGAGTTCTGGCACAACGTCGGGCCGTACAACGATGTGAAAACCGACGAAATCCAGAC comes from Pseudomonas sp. RU47 and encodes:
- a CDS encoding MalY/PatB family protein translates to MTFDFDQLFDRHNTGSTKWSRYPADVLPMWVADMDFAAPPVIIDALQQRLLHPLVGYSVAQDNLREAIVADLWNKFAWKVKPQELIFLPGVESGFNMALKALVQPQQNVVVQVPNYPPLRHAPGHWGLNKVELEFIAQADGTYLTPLDVLRESLNGGGALLLSNPHNPIGKVFGREELQAVADICAAQDAWIISDEIHAELCYDGRVHIPTASLSPEIARRTITLMSASKAYNIAGLKTSFMIIQDAALRERVNHARCGMVDSVNPLGMEATRVAYSEGAPWLADLKTYLQANRDWLVEAVRSRLPGVTINVPQGTYLAWLDCSALDLDNPQQFFLEQGKVGLSAGLDFGDQHQQFVRLNFGCPRSLLEEGIARMERALTQRNT
- the fdnG gene encoding formate dehydrogenase-N subunit alpha, producing the protein MDLSRRQFFKVAGIGLAGSSLGALGMAPTQAFAEQVRHFKLAHTHETRNTCPYCSVGCGLIMYSQGDTAKNVAQSIIHIEGDADHPVNRGTLCPKGAGLLDFIHSPGRLLYPQTRKPGSSEWTRIGWDEALDRIADLMKTDRDANFIEKNANGQTVNRWLTTGFLAASAASNEAGYITQKVIRSLGMLGFDNQARVUHGPTVASLAPTYGRGAMTNTWTDIANANLILVMGGNAAEAHPCGFKWVTEAKAHNAARLIVVDPRFTRTASVADYYAPIRTGTDIAFMGGLINYLLTEDKIQHEYVRNYTDVSFIVKAGYGFEDGIFSGYDVAKRSYTDKSGWGYELGEDGFVRVDPTLQDPRCVYQLMKQHYSRYNIDLASQICGMPVDAMQKIWEEIATCSIPGKTMTILYALGWTQHSIGAQIIRSAAMVQLLLGNVGMPGGGVNALRGHSNIQGLTDLGLLSNALPGYLTLGQDSEQDYNAFIHKRTQVPLRPGQLSYWQNYSKFHVSLMKSWYGANATVENNWCYDHLPKLDIPNYDVLKMFDLMSQGKVNGYFCQGFNPIAALPDKNRVMGALAKLKWLVVMDPLATETSEFWHNVGPYNDVKTDEIQTEVIRLPTTCFAEEDGSLVNSSRWLQWHWKGADGPGEAQTDIRIMSELFLRLRKRYQAEGGKFPDPLLKLTWPYKIADEPSPEELAKEINGSAVADFTDATGVTVKAGSQLAGFGLLKDDGSTASGCWIFAGSWTEAGNQMARRDNSDPFGMHQHLGWAWAWPANRRILYNRASADVSGKPWDPKKRLVWWNGKAWGGTDVPDYKADVPPEAGMNPFIMNPEGVARFFAVDKMNEGPFPEHYEPFETPIGINPLHPQNKKATSNPAARIFDSVWETLGEAKDFPYAGTSYRLTEHFHFWSKHCKLNAIAQPEQFVEIGEVLAKEKGIAAGDRVRVSCKRGFIEAVAVVTKRIRPLQVNGQVVHQIGIPLHWGFTGLTRHGYLTNTLVPFLGDGNTQTPESKSFLVNVEKL